The following nucleotide sequence is from Pseudonocardia sp. C8.
AGGCCGAGCAGCATCCGGCTGACCAGCAGGACAGAGAACGTGGCGGACACGACGACCGGCAGCATCGCCACCGACCAGCCGATGGCCAGCAGCGCCAGCGACCACTTGAGCGTCATCCACCGGTCGAGCAGGCCGGCGAAGAACCCGCCGAGGGTGAACGTCAGGAAGAAGGCGCTGCCGACCAGGCCGATCTGGGAGGCGCTGAGCCCGAGCTCCTTGGCGAGCGGCTGGGCGGCGAGGCCCAGCACCGCCTTGTCCCCCCAGTTGACGATGTAGAGCAGGACCAGCAGCGTGGTGAAGCTCCACGCCGTGACCCGCGTCTTCCCGTCCGACGGGTCGACCGCCGGCGGGGCAGAACCGAGCTTGTTCACGGACAACGTTGTCCTCCTCCACGTGGCCACTCCGGGTCCGCCGGTCGGCCCCTGGTGGGTGCGCCGGGCGGTGGCCCGACTCACCATGCTGCTCGGGGCACCGGTCCGGCAAAGACCGGTTGGGTAACCCACCCGTAGGCGATACCTATGACCGGTCCGGACCGGGCGCCCCGGCTACGGTGAGCGGGTCCCGACCCTCCGCCCACCACGTCTCCGGAGGCCCCATGCCCCGCGTCGGCCTGATGATCACCTGTCTCAACGACGCCCTGTTCCCGGACACCGGCCGGGCCGTGGTCACCCTGCTGCGCCGGCTCGGCGTCGACGTCGAGTTCCCCGCCGCGCAGACCTGCTGCGGGCAGCCGATGGTCAACACCGGGTACCTGGACGACGCGGTGCCGCTGGTCCGCAACCATCTCGACGCGTTCGACGGGTGCGACGCGATCGTCACGCCGTCCGGGTCGTGCGCCGGGTCGGTGCGCCACCAGCACCACCTGGTCGCCCGCCGCTCGGGCGACCCGGGTCTGGTCCGCGGCGTCGAGCAGGCGCCGCCGACCTACGAGCTGACCGAGTACCTCGTCGACGTGCTGGGGGTGACCGACGTGGGCGCGTACTTCCCGCACCGGGTCACCTACCACCCGACCTGCCACTCGCTGCGGATGCTCGGGGTCCGTGACCGGCCGGTGCGGCTGCTGCGCGCGGTGCGCGGCCTGACCCTGCTCGAGCTGCCGGGCGCGAGCGAGTGCTGCGGGTTCGGTGGCACGTTCGCGGTGAAGAACGCCGAGACCTCGATCGCGATGGGCAACGACAAGGCCCACCACGTCCGCTCCACCGGCGCGGAGGTGCTCGTCGCCGGCGACAACTCGTGCCTGATGCACATCAGCGGGCTGCTGTCCCGGCAGCGCTCCGGAGTCCGGGTGATGCACCTGGCCGAGGTCCTCGCCGCCACCGAGCCGGTGATCTCCGGCCGCGCCGAGCGGGCCGCGGGCCCGCACAGCGTCGGCAGCGCCACCCCCGATGCCCGGACCGCCGTGACACCCGAGGCGGTGACCCGATGAGCGGCACCTTCCTCGGCACCCCGGCGTTCCCCACCGCGGCCCGGGCCGCGCTGGAGGACTCCCAGCTGCGCCGCAACCTCGCGCACGCCACCGGCACCATCCGCGGCAAGCGGGCCGGCGTCGTCGGCGAGGTCGACGAGTG
It contains:
- a CDS encoding (Fe-S)-binding protein gives rise to the protein MPRVGLMITCLNDALFPDTGRAVVTLLRRLGVDVEFPAAQTCCGQPMVNTGYLDDAVPLVRNHLDAFDGCDAIVTPSGSCAGSVRHQHHLVARRSGDPGLVRGVEQAPPTYELTEYLVDVLGVTDVGAYFPHRVTYHPTCHSLRMLGVRDRPVRLLRAVRGLTLLELPGASECCGFGGTFAVKNAETSIAMGNDKAHHVRSTGAEVLVAGDNSCLMHISGLLSRQRSGVRVMHLAEVLAATEPVISGRAERAAGPHSVGSATPDARTAVTPEAVTR